One Nicotiana tomentosiformis chromosome 4, ASM39032v3, whole genome shotgun sequence genomic window carries:
- the LOC104094984 gene encoding phosphoenolpyruvate carboxylase kinase 1-like → MSQALKIDFQICEEIGRGRFGTVYRCFSPVTGHSFACKSIEKSLLLDSTDRECLDKEPKILQLLSGSPNILHLYKIYEDENFLHMVSDLCPNNDLYERVSTGPLSERAAANILVQLISAINHCHKMGVAHRDIKPDNILFDSQDRLKLADFGSAEWFVGCEGGLMSGVVGTPYYVAPEVLTGKEYNEKVDVWSAGVILYIMLSGVPPFYGETPTETFQAVLRANLRFPTRNFRSVSPEAKDLLRKMICKDVSRRFSAEQVLRHQWVINGGETRSMDD, encoded by the exons ATGAGCCAAGCCTTAAAAATCGACTTCCAAATTTGCGAAGAAATCGGCCGTGGTAGATTCGGTACCGTCTACCGCTGCTTTTCTCCGGTCACCGGTCATTCCTTCGCCTGTAAATCCATCGAAAAATCCCTCCTCCTCGATTCCACCGACCGTGAGTGCCTCGACAAGGAGCCCAAGATTCTCCAGCTCCTTTCCGGTAGCCCAAACATTCTCCACCTCTACAAAATCTACGAAGATGAAAACTTCCTTCACATGGTATCCGACCTCTGCCCTAACAACGATCTTTACGAGCGGGTTTCCACTGGGCCGTTATCCGAACGCGCCGCCGCTAATATTCTGGTTCAATTAATTTCCGCGATTAATCACTGTCACAAAATGGGGGTGGCCCACCGCGATATTAAGCCGGATAATATCCTTTTTGATTCTCAGGACAGATTGAAGTTGGCTGATTTTGGATCTGCGGAGTGGTTTGTTGGGTGTGAGGGGGGGTTGATGAGTGGGGTGGTGGGTACGCCGTATTACGTGGCGCCGGAGGTTTTAACGGGTAAAGAATACAATGAGAAAGTGGATGTGTGGAGCGCCGgtgttattttgtatattatgctTTCCGGAGTTCCTCCTTTTTACGGCGAAACTCCGACTGAGACATTTCAGGCTGTTTTAAGGGCAAATTTGAGATTTCCCACTAGGAATTTCAGGTCGGTTTCGCCTGAAGCTAAGGATTTGTTGAGGAAAATGATCTGTaaggatgtttctagaaggttttcaGCAGAACAAGTGCTAA GACACCAATGGGTAATTAATGGAGGAGAGACAAGATCAATGGATGATTAA